In Candidatus Electrothrix scaldis, the genomic window ACCGCTTCTTCAATCTGATCCCACCGCCGTGCAGGATGCCCTGCTCGCAGGTATCCGATCCTTGGGGCTTGAATCCTTACCCTGGTCTGCAAAGGCCCGCCAGCTTCAGGTCCGGCTCATCTGTCTTCGTTCCTGGCAGCCTGAGGCTGAGTGGCCGGATTTTTCCGAGGCAAACCTGCTCGCGGATCTTGAGAAATGGTTAGGGCCTTATCTGGCTGGTCTTAGATCAATCAAGGACTGCGCAGGTCTGAACTTGGAACAGATTCTCCTGGCACGCCTGAGTTTTCAGCAACAGCAAGCACTGGAGCGGGATGCGCCGACCCATTGGCAGGTGCCCAGTGGGTCCCGGATTACCCTGGAGTATAGACCTGAAGAGCCACCTATCCTGGCGGTTCGCCTTCAGGAGGTCTTTGGGCTAGCTGAAACACCAGCAATCTGCCAGGGAAGGGTGCCTGTGCTCCTTCATCTGCTTTCTCCTGCTCGCAGGCCGGTTCAGATCACCCAGGATCTGCGTGGGTTCTGGGAAAGCAGCTATTTTGCCGTGCAGAAGGAGATGAAAGGGCGTTATCCCAAGCATCACTGGCCTGATAAACCTTGGGCCGCAGTGGCAAGCGCTGGGGTAAAACGAAGGAAATGAGCTGTATCGCTACAGGATTTTTGCAAAATAGACAAAGCAGCTCTTTTGTTCATCCCTCTTGGTATAGCTCTTTCAAAAATAAGCAGAGAGCTTATTTACTCAGTTTTTATGGTCTGTTATATCGGGGTGCATTTTTTTTGCTTATACTCATACTGTGTGGTAATATTTTTCTATGTGATATTTTTTATCATTTGAAAGAGGTGCGCAGTGAAAGTTATTAGCATCAGTGAGTTGTACTTGATGAGTGAGAGTGTTGAGGCTGTAAAGAAAATGTTTTACAAGATAGTGAATTCCTATAAAGAAACAGAGCGGCCCCTTATTATCATAAAAGGGTCTGTGCAGGCAACAACAGATAGCAAGGACAGTGAACAGGTCAAAGTAGCTCTTGGGATATTGGAAGAACACAAGTTTGGATTTATTCGTATCACCGGTTCTTTGTTTGATAATTTCTCATTATTTGTTTGTCCTGATTGAGGGGGAAATATTCTACTCATTGTTTTGCAAAGATCTTTACGCCAAGCTATTACAGGTAGTAAAGTTTATTACAGAAGCATGCTGCTTCTGATCAGTTAAATTTCTATCAGGGCTATCTCCGGCCTGCACAGGATACGTACGGGAAGTGCCCAGTATCCTATACCCGCATTGACAAAGAGCGGACCCGCCTGCGTTTGAAATAAACCTTTCTCGTATTTCCCTACCCCATAAGGGACCGTGATGGCGCCGTAAAAGGGAAGTCGCACCTGTCCTCCATGTGAATGCCCCGCCAGGATAAGATCAAATTGTTGCTCTATTGTGTCAGCAGAGGCTGGATAATGATGGAGGAGTATTCGTTTAACGGCAGCCTCTTCTCTCTGTTTCCCCTTCTGTACAGGGGAGGGCGGACGAAAGGTCTGTCCAGCTGAACCGGTAATGGCGACCTTGCCGTCCGCTGCCAGGACTTCCTGATCAAGTAACCAGGCCCCACCAGTGGCCTCAAAGCATGTTTTCAGGGAATCATAGGAGATGCCGCTCCAATCGTCATGGTTGCCCGGTATGCCATAGAGCGGGGCTTGAATTCCTTCTAAGCAGCCTATGGCCTCCTCAAGATAGGATGCTTCTTCGATGAGGTCGCCGGTAAAGCAGACGATATCCGGCTGAAGGCTGTTGATTGTAGTGATGACTTTGTTGAAATAGGCAATACCGCCCTTATGATGGACATCGGTGAAATGGGCAATGCGGCAGGTCGGGGCATCGCTTAACACCAGGTGTTTGATGCTGAGCCATTGGCGTTCGATAAAAAAGCCATCACCCAAGGCCAGACCATACGGGGCCAGGGCATAGAGGCCTAAGCGAAAGAATCTGCGGCGGGAGATTTTGTTTGGCTCTGTCATGGTCTTTGCTCCTGAGAAAGAGGATGCCTAATGCGTTTATAGCATCCATTATAGCACAGGAGACAGTAGACCGTAAAACGGCTACCGGAGCAGAGCAGATATTGCCTGCTCCGGTAGCCAGCTCAACAAAGAGAATTATAGCAGCCCTTCCACCCGCTTAACCGCACAGAAATCTCCGCACATGGTGCAGACATCGCCGTCCTTTGGTTTGGAAGAATCCCGATAGGCCTGGGCCTTTTCTGGATCAAGGGCTTGGGCGAATTGGCCTTCCCAATCCAACTCCCCTCGTGCCTTGCTCATGGCATTGTCGCGGTCAATAGCTCCGGGGATACCTTTGGCCAGATCAC contains:
- a CDS encoding metallophosphoesterase; amino-acid sequence: MTEPNKISRRRFFRLGLYALAPYGLALGDGFFIERQWLSIKHLVLSDAPTCRIAHFTDVHHKGGIAYFNKVITTINSLQPDIVCFTGDLIEEASYLEEAIGCLEGIQAPLYGIPGNHDDWSGISYDSLKTCFEATGGAWLLDQEVLAADGKVAITGSAGQTFRPPSPVQKGKQREEAAVKRILLHHYPASADTIEQQFDLILAGHSHGGQVRLPFYGAITVPYGVGKYEKGLFQTQAGPLFVNAGIGYWALPVRILCRPEIALIEI